Proteins found in one Seonamhaeicola sp. S2-3 genomic segment:
- a CDS encoding RagB/SusD family nutrient uptake outer membrane protein produces the protein MKQSKYIKSLLNTIGLVLICLTQSCDKFLEQEPGSQTSISEQLSSKDGVLEALLGAYTSLESTVRSERYAIYADLQGGNLKFSPNLSSSSLGELSVPINLENVYNFQDLAQSSDLESIYDDNYDIINQVNLILEYVDALTDATSQEINQIKAQALTIRAYCHFLLAQIYAQNYNYTTDASHLGIVYNTTTLTNGITYPSRETAFATYALIVNDLTEALNFYNDANILEGPEYSYFNLYNTKAFLARVYLTQQDWQNAYDMANDVILNSGVTLVSSENYISEWEKTDTPVSEILLEFSVPRDSGDTVGGSMSAFYGYTSDSDYEKYVASEDLLNLFETTDIRKELFLEQPLATLINNELEDVNYYFTKKFQDNAAFVGFRLSELYLIRAEASIGLENFEDAKDDINVIRERAKASLLTSTDNLEELLLEERRKEFCFESQYLFDLSRNQQDIIRNDGCISQTCNLNYPSDKFILPIPQDNIDLNENLQQNASY, from the coding sequence ATGAAACAGTCTAAATATATAAAATCATTACTTAATACTATTGGTTTAGTTTTAATTTGTTTAACACAAAGCTGCGACAAGTTTTTAGAACAAGAACCAGGATCACAAACCTCAATAAGCGAACAACTTTCTTCAAAAGATGGTGTTTTAGAAGCTTTACTTGGTGCATACACTTCCTTAGAATCTACGGTAAGAAGTGAGCGTTATGCTATTTATGCAGATTTACAAGGAGGAAATTTAAAATTCTCTCCAAACTTAAGCAGTAGTAGTTTAGGAGAATTAAGCGTACCAATAAATCTAGAAAACGTATATAATTTTCAAGACTTAGCTCAAAGTAGTGATTTAGAATCTATATATGATGATAATTACGATATTATAAACCAAGTTAATTTAATATTAGAATATGTTGATGCTTTAACAGATGCTACCAGTCAAGAAATAAATCAAATTAAAGCACAAGCGCTAACTATAAGAGCCTACTGCCATTTCTTACTAGCACAAATTTATGCTCAAAACTATAATTATACCACAGATGCTAGCCATTTAGGAATAGTTTATAATACCACCACCCTAACAAACGGCATTACTTATCCATCGCGAGAAACAGCTTTTGCAACCTACGCACTTATAGTTAATGATTTAACAGAAGCTTTAAACTTTTATAATGATGCAAACATTCTAGAAGGCCCAGAGTATTCCTATTTTAACCTATATAACACGAAAGCATTTCTTGCAAGGGTATATTTAACCCAACAAGATTGGCAAAATGCCTATGATATGGCAAACGATGTTATCTTAAATTCTGGTGTTACTCTCGTTTCTAGTGAAAATTATATTTCAGAATGGGAAAAAACAGATACGCCAGTTTCAGAAATATTATTAGAATTTTCGGTACCTCGAGATAGTGGAGATACCGTTGGCGGATCAATGTCGGCTTTTTACGGATATACTTCAGATTCCGATTACGAAAAATATGTAGCCTCAGAAGATTTATTAAACCTATTTGAAACCACAGATATTAGAAAAGAATTATTCTTAGAGCAACCTTTGGCAACCTTAATAAACAACGAGCTTGAAGATGTAAATTATTACTTCACTAAAAAATTTCAAGACAACGCTGCTTTTGTTGGTTTTAGACTTAGTGAATTATACCTTATTAGAGCTGAAGCTTCAATAGGTTTAGAAAATTTTGAAGATGCTAAAGATGACATTAACGTAATTCGTGAACGTGCCAAAGCATCCTTACTAACCTCTACAGATAACTTAGAAGAACTTTTACTTGAAGAACGTAGAAAAGAGTTCTGTTTTGAAAGTCAATATTTATTTGATTTATCAAGAAACCAACAAGATATAATAAGAAATGATGGGTGTATTTCACAAACCTGTAATCTCAACTATCCATCAGATAAATTCATTTTACCAATTCCGCAAGACAACATAGACCTTAACGAAAATTTACAACAAAATGCATCGTATTAA
- a CDS encoding T9SS type A sorting domain-containing protein — MKKLLLNFIAILTIASLNAQITLLKEINDGGSSNSNPANLFTFNGKIYFAADDSNGSNTPGGADLGKELWVTDGTEAGTTFVKDLRTGSSSSSPSGFFEYNNTLYFSANSGSGNVLFSTDGTESGTNTTGHPFVFNPIETGGLIYFVLTTDSNKLYQFDGSNISPVTNNGTGTEAVIGANFTVFNNKLLCYMDYSEDEPTIGRELYEYDPSTGLFTLIKDVDTGTGDSSISNFTLVGSEVYFEADNALWKTDGTENGTVAVDKASNLAGINNLFAWNNVLYFEGDDSTNGDQLYAYNPATDTVTQISSISGSNSNHDPAEYVINDGFLYYKGKDSNDTEYHLYRTDGTSILQIDSSIIDVDDLAVLNGKIYFEGNNGTTGKELYSFDPSTLSTTNNVAEIISIYPNPATDFVKIPKDLINQKYSIYNTTGNLVTQGVIKTESIPLNLTSGLYIFKIETQLSTISKKIIVK; from the coding sequence ATGAAAAAATTATTACTAAATTTTATAGCAATACTCACCATTGCTAGTTTAAACGCACAAATAACGCTACTTAAAGAAATAAATGATGGCGGCTCTTCTAATTCAAACCCTGCAAATTTATTCACCTTTAATGGAAAAATTTATTTTGCTGCTGATGATTCTAACGGATCCAATACCCCAGGTGGTGCAGACCTTGGAAAAGAACTTTGGGTAACAGATGGAACCGAGGCAGGTACTACCTTTGTAAAAGATTTAAGAACTGGTTCTAGCAGTTCTTCTCCCTCAGGTTTTTTTGAATACAACAATACACTCTATTTTTCTGCAAACAGTGGTAGTGGCAACGTATTATTTTCAACCGACGGAACAGAAAGCGGCACCAATACTACAGGCCACCCTTTTGTATTTAACCCAATAGAAACTGGCGGATTGATATACTTTGTATTAACTACAGATAGCAATAAACTCTATCAATTTGACGGCTCTAACATTTCACCAGTAACTAATAATGGTACAGGTACAGAAGCAGTAATAGGAGCAAATTTTACGGTTTTTAATAACAAATTATTATGCTATATGGACTATTCTGAAGACGAGCCAACGATAGGGCGCGAACTGTATGAATACGACCCAAGTACAGGTTTATTTACTTTAATTAAAGATGTTGACACAGGTACAGGAGATTCTAGTATTAGCAATTTCACTCTAGTTGGCAGCGAAGTCTATTTTGAAGCAGACAATGCATTATGGAAAACCGATGGTACAGAAAATGGAACAGTAGCTGTAGATAAAGCAAGTAATTTAGCTGGAATAAATAACCTTTTTGCATGGAATAATGTTTTATATTTTGAAGGCGATGACAGCACAAACGGAGACCAATTATACGCATACAATCCTGCTACAGATACTGTAACTCAAATTAGTAGCATTTCTGGCTCTAATAGTAACCATGACCCTGCTGAATATGTAATAAATGATGGTTTCTTATATTACAAAGGTAAAGATAGTAATGACACTGAATATCATCTTTATAGAACAGATGGCACATCTATTCTTCAAATTGATAGCTCTATTATTGACGTAGATGATTTAGCTGTTTTAAATGGAAAAATATATTTTGAAGGCAATAATGGCACTACAGGAAAAGAGCTTTACAGTTTTGATCCTTCAACACTATCTACTACAAATAATGTTGCAGAAATAATTTCTATATACCCAAATCCTGCCACAGATTTCGTTAAAATCCCTAAAGATTTAATAAATCAAAAATATAGTATTTACAATACTACTGGTAATTTAGTAACGCAAGGTGTTATTAAAACAGAAAGTATTCCTTTAAACTTAACCAGTGGTCTTTATATTTTTAAAATTGAAACTCAATTGAGTACTATAAGTAAAAAAATTATAGTAAAATGA
- a CDS encoding RNA polymerase sigma-70 factor, protein MTKDNEEHILHLLFKQFKTGNEKAFEFFFNKYYDHILGFCIQFIYDENEAKNITQESFLNLWKHRENINKPKGIETYLYTYAKSKCLNAIRHNKVKENYKNNTLNKKEQTLNFEVLKSMEFDALSLNELQSLIEKSVNELPQKTKTIFIKKRFDNKKNSEIAEELGISIKTVESHMTTALKMLRIKLASYLSSIF, encoded by the coding sequence ATGACAAAAGACAATGAAGAGCACATACTCCATCTTCTATTTAAACAATTTAAAACAGGTAATGAAAAAGCGTTTGAGTTTTTTTTCAACAAATACTACGATCACATTTTAGGCTTTTGCATACAATTTATTTATGATGAAAATGAAGCCAAAAACATCACGCAAGAATCTTTTTTAAACCTTTGGAAGCACCGTGAAAACATTAACAAACCCAAAGGCATTGAAACCTATTTGTACACCTATGCAAAATCTAAATGTTTAAATGCTATTAGACACAATAAGGTTAAAGAAAACTACAAAAACAATACCCTAAACAAAAAAGAACAAACTCTAAATTTTGAAGTGTTAAAATCTATGGAGTTTGATGCTTTATCACTTAACGAATTACAATCACTTATAGAGAAGTCTGTTAATGAACTGCCTCAAAAAACCAAAACAATCTTTATAAAAAAGCGTTTTGACAACAAAAAAAATAGTGAAATTGCTGAAGAGCTCGGTATTAGCATAAAAACCGTTGAATCTCACATGACTACTGCTCTAAAGATGCTTAGAATAAAACTAGCTTCTTATCTATCTTCAATATTTTAA
- a CDS encoding FecR family protein, with product MNRELIYKYLNNEATESEIHKIHEWIEASEANKQQFIALKKAWAMTPAENAKNKALALKQIQAKIKNKPVFKTQTILKYAATVVLLISVSFYLKNYYNNTPIENEVVLELGNGNTQKLTETTNKVVTDTKGQVLGKQQANQIIYTAKEITAKNTAYNTLKVPYGKTFKVVLSDSTIVHLNAGSTLKYPVQFAGLSTRKVVLTGEAFFEVAKDKAHPFIVETNKINIEVLGTKFNLSTYDNDNFAHCELMEGAVLATETTNPNNSIHLAPNQQAKWDKTTKTFKLNTININNHISWIHGELIFNNMPFPEILKKIERAYNVKINNNSKTLSQQHFSGSVNVKEDITNFLNLLKIDTPFEYSIKNNIIKIIQPH from the coding sequence ATGAATAGAGAATTAATATACAAATACCTAAATAACGAAGCTACTGAAAGCGAAATCCATAAAATTCATGAATGGATTGAAGCTTCTGAAGCTAACAAGCAACAATTTATTGCCCTTAAAAAAGCATGGGCAATGACTCCTGCTGAAAACGCAAAAAATAAAGCTCTTGCTTTAAAACAAATACAAGCAAAAATTAAAAATAAACCCGTATTTAAAACACAAACAATACTTAAATATGCAGCTACTGTTGTGTTATTAATTTCGGTAAGTTTTTATTTAAAAAACTACTATAACAATACACCTATTGAAAATGAGGTAGTATTGGAACTTGGCAATGGCAACACCCAAAAACTTACGGAAACTACAAATAAAGTTGTAACAGATACAAAAGGGCAAGTTTTAGGCAAACAACAGGCTAACCAAATTATTTACACCGCAAAAGAAATAACCGCAAAAAACACAGCTTACAACACATTAAAAGTTCCTTATGGCAAAACATTTAAGGTAGTTTTATCAGACAGTACTATTGTACACTTAAATGCTGGTAGTACATTAAAATATCCTGTACAATTTGCAGGTTTGAGTACTAGAAAAGTAGTTTTAACTGGCGAAGCCTTTTTTGAAGTAGCCAAAGATAAAGCACATCCTTTTATTGTAGAAACAAACAAAATAAACATTGAAGTTTTAGGAACAAAATTCAACCTAAGCACTTATGATAACGACAATTTTGCACACTGTGAACTTATGGAGGGTGCTGTATTAGCAACTGAAACTACCAACCCAAACAACAGTATACATTTAGCTCCCAATCAACAAGCTAAATGGGATAAAACAACAAAAACATTTAAGCTTAATACTATTAACATAAACAACCATATTTCATGGATACATGGCGAACTTATTTTTAACAATATGCCATTTCCTGAAATACTTAAAAAAATAGAGCGCGCTTACAATGTTAAAATAAACAACAACAGTAAAACATTGTCACAACAACACTTTTCTGGTTCTGTAAATGTAAAAGAGGATATAACTAACTTTTTAAATCTTCTAAAAATTGATACACCATTTGAATACAGTATTAAAAACAACATCATAAAAATTATACAACCGCATTAA
- a CDS encoding DUF4407 domain-containing protein gives MLKQFFIICSGADTDILEQCSKGEQNKYAGIGATVFFTALMATIAASYALYTVFNNALTSIFFGIVWGLLIFNLDRYIVSTIKKTGNITNELIQASPRIILAVIIAIVIAKPLELKIFEKEINQVLLEQKNQLTLNNKSQIAEQYTPSIETLNNNIATLQQQIDTKEAEVNKLYSTYIAEAEGREGTKLVGKGPVYKEKREKHDALLAELQQLKIENKAKIASATSEIAKLKRDYETQVINSQPIINNFDGLMARINALNELPWLPSFFIFLLFLAIETSPIIAKLLSPRGTYDYKLEDLETAVKAVLLQNKNQRELQLKTENAINDRIYTDIEQEEELYTYKRKKARELMQLQADAFFKNQKNTL, from the coding sequence ATGTTAAAGCAATTCTTCATCATTTGCTCTGGAGCCGATACTGATATTTTAGAACAATGCTCAAAAGGCGAACAGAATAAATATGCTGGTATAGGTGCCACGGTTTTTTTTACTGCTCTTATGGCAACAATAGCTGCTAGTTATGCCCTTTACACTGTTTTCAACAATGCTTTAACTAGCATATTTTTTGGTATAGTATGGGGATTACTCATTTTTAATTTAGATAGATATATAGTTTCTACCATAAAAAAAACAGGTAATATTACAAACGAACTTATTCAAGCTTCTCCCAGAATAATTTTAGCAGTAATTATTGCAATAGTTATTGCTAAACCATTAGAATTAAAAATATTTGAAAAAGAAATTAATCAGGTTTTATTAGAACAAAAAAACCAATTAACATTAAATAACAAATCTCAAATTGCAGAACAGTACACACCTTCTATTGAAACTTTAAACAATAACATTGCTACTTTACAGCAACAAATTGATACCAAAGAGGCCGAAGTAAATAAATTATATAGCACATACATTGCTGAAGCCGAAGGGCGTGAAGGCACAAAACTAGTTGGCAAAGGGCCTGTTTACAAAGAAAAGAGAGAGAAACACGATGCACTGTTAGCCGAATTACAACAGCTTAAAATTGAAAACAAAGCTAAAATAGCCAGTGCAACATCTGAAATAGCCAAACTAAAAAGAGACTACGAAACCCAAGTTATTAATTCACAACCAATCATCAATAATTTTGATGGTTTAATGGCTCGTATTAATGCTTTAAATGAACTCCCATGGCTTCCTTCATTCTTTATTTTCTTATTGTTTTTAGCCATAGAAACATCACCAATTATAGCAAAACTCTTATCACCTAGAGGCACTTATGACTATAAGCTTGAAGATTTAGAAACCGCTGTTAAAGCAGTACTACTTCAAAACAAAAATCAAAGAGAACTTCAACTAAAAACAGAAAACGCTATTAACGACCGTATTTACACAGATATTGAGCAAGAAGAAGAACTCTACACATATAAGCGCAAAAAAGCTAGAGAGCTTATGCAGTTACAAGCAGATGCTTTCTTCAAAAACCAAAAAAATACTTTGTAG
- a CDS encoding SusC/RagA family TonB-linked outer membrane protein codes for MSSQDKKLTLNYNKEPLKNILKKVEKETNYRFIYNTKKIDGSKKISVSVKNKTLKESLKALFLNTDITFVINNNQILLTKKHTQTSTSNLQKKQERLIKGTVISTSENFPLPGATIKIKGTAKGAITNIDGQFTYLLKSSNINNIILEVSYLGMKTKDILVGNQSNFTIYLEESTNKLKEVVITTSYGTQKLKEEVVGSIETLQSKDIATNQASESIDKMIEGQLAGVLVENTSGIGGPVSINIRGQGSLTPLSDSVLGTSTQPLIIVDGVIMSEESAIDSNFFDGSGSYTETLANPLAQISAENIESINVLKDAAAVSIYGADGANGVILITTKKGSKGKTKFNFSTQLGISSAINQIKYLNGEQYSELRNEYLTNTGASTVPYNGVDTDWFSLLNGTGVYNKYNFAASGGNGKFNFRTSVTYLDIEEPQKGNNSKQLNAGINISYHINDLHVGLSLNPSYIKKNAPNIYYNYAYIPTLSPYNDDGSYSAVGVTGLGNPLAAIDQNTNTTDTYGVLGSLNLAYPINDNLKISTLFGLNYTDKEQDRYFSGENESGQYSGTFTLNGTEYPNYGRRVINQRNSKKWNWQGQLLYNKQFNKIHNIDGLIGFELSEDKADFDYASGRGFVNPNVINAVTNAIQDDDITTTVDETTGNQTYDSDISYNSRVSFFSQINYNYKKRYYFLGNFRRDESSVFGSDTNVAYNGGVGISWIISNENNFNSNFINFLKIKTSYGTTGNSRIGSYRSKGLYDTYANGYNNLDEASTSTAPNGSLSWEKNTKFNAGIDFNFLNSIQLSLEYYYDAMSDLITSRSIPSETGYSSLQLNAASMYNKGLELSTKINWITSEKFNWTTSFNIATLNSKVTELKGLGSQYSTSERALAQKVGYSTTTIWGIKWAGIDPGTGRDLLEKDGQIYDAVTYNNLFDSADWVPIGDSQPDAYGGFNNSFKFKNLSLSIRGSFQIGGDFLVEDELISKYSNTSNRNLSVNAYDYWRNQGDIALQPVVTSNNPTISNYSKYLYDNTYLKISNINLTYNLPANSVKFLDNLSLFLDVSNVGYWYKDKSPYDRNGIREFKFNYPQARTISMGINGKF; via the coding sequence ATGTCTTCACAAGACAAAAAACTAACCCTTAATTATAATAAAGAACCTCTAAAAAACATCTTAAAAAAAGTTGAAAAAGAAACCAATTACCGTTTTATATATAACACTAAAAAAATTGATGGTAGTAAAAAAATAAGCGTTTCTGTTAAAAATAAAACTTTAAAAGAATCACTAAAAGCATTGTTTTTAAACACAGACATTACGTTTGTTATAAACAATAATCAAATTCTACTTACCAAAAAGCACACACAAACAAGTACCAGTAATTTACAAAAAAAACAAGAACGCTTAATAAAAGGCACTGTAATAAGCACATCTGAAAATTTCCCATTACCTGGTGCAACCATTAAAATAAAAGGAACAGCAAAAGGAGCTATTACAAATATTGATGGCCAATTCACGTACTTACTTAAAAGCTCAAATATCAATAATATAATTTTAGAAGTGTCCTATTTAGGTATGAAAACCAAGGATATTCTTGTAGGAAACCAGTCAAACTTCACCATTTACTTAGAAGAAAGCACAAACAAATTAAAAGAAGTAGTAATAACAACATCTTATGGTACCCAAAAATTAAAAGAAGAAGTTGTTGGTAGCATAGAAACTCTACAATCAAAAGATATAGCAACAAACCAAGCTTCAGAAAGTATTGATAAAATGATTGAAGGCCAACTTGCTGGTGTTTTAGTTGAAAACACTTCAGGAATTGGAGGCCCCGTATCAATTAATATTCGCGGACAAGGTAGTTTAACCCCTTTGTCCGATTCAGTTTTAGGCACTTCAACTCAACCATTAATTATTGTTGATGGTGTTATAATGAGTGAAGAATCTGCCATAGACAGTAATTTTTTTGATGGTAGTGGTTCCTATACCGAAACCCTTGCAAATCCTTTAGCACAAATATCTGCCGAAAACATAGAAAGTATAAACGTACTAAAAGATGCGGCAGCTGTAAGTATATATGGAGCCGATGGTGCCAATGGAGTTATATTAATAACCACTAAAAAAGGTAGTAAAGGCAAAACTAAATTCAATTTTTCAACGCAACTTGGTATATCTAGTGCAATAAATCAAATTAAATATTTAAATGGCGAACAATATAGCGAGTTAAGAAACGAGTATTTAACAAATACAGGAGCAAGTACTGTTCCTTATAACGGTGTAGACACAGACTGGTTTAGCCTATTAAACGGTACAGGCGTTTACAATAAATACAATTTTGCAGCATCTGGTGGTAATGGCAAATTTAATTTTAGAACTAGCGTAACCTACCTAGATATAGAAGAACCTCAAAAGGGCAATAACAGCAAACAGCTAAACGCTGGTATAAACATAAGCTATCATATAAACGACTTACATGTAGGTTTATCCTTAAATCCAAGTTATATTAAAAAAAATGCTCCTAACATTTATTACAACTATGCTTATATCCCAACTTTGTCTCCATATAATGATGACGGTTCCTATAGCGCTGTAGGTGTAACCGGACTTGGAAACCCTTTAGCTGCAATAGACCAAAACACTAATACAACAGACACATACGGTGTTTTAGGAAGCCTAAATTTAGCCTACCCGATTAATGATAACCTGAAAATTTCTACACTTTTTGGTTTAAACTACACCGACAAAGAACAAGACCGGTATTTTTCTGGAGAAAACGAAAGTGGTCAATACAGTGGAACATTTACCTTAAACGGCACAGAGTATCCAAACTACGGTAGACGCGTTATAAACCAAAGAAATTCTAAAAAATGGAATTGGCAAGGGCAGCTTTTATACAATAAACAATTTAATAAAATCCACAATATTGATGGTTTAATAGGTTTTGAGTTATCCGAAGATAAAGCCGACTTTGATTACGCTTCCGGACGAGGTTTTGTTAACCCAAATGTAATTAATGCGGTTACAAATGCTATTCAAGATGATGACATTACAACTACTGTAGATGAAACTACAGGAAACCAAACTTATGATTCTGATATTAGCTATAACTCTAGAGTTTCTTTCTTCTCACAAATAAACTACAATTACAAAAAACGCTATTATTTTCTTGGTAATTTTAGAAGAGACGAAAGTTCAGTGTTTGGAAGTGATACTAACGTAGCCTACAATGGCGGTGTAGGAATTAGTTGGATTATAAGTAACGAAAACAACTTTAATAGTAACTTTATTAACTTTTTAAAAATAAAAACAAGTTACGGAACAACCGGAAACTCCAGAATTGGCTCCTACCGCTCTAAAGGCTTATATGACACCTATGCCAACGGATACAATAATTTAGATGAAGCTTCTACCTCAACCGCACCTAATGGTTCTTTAAGCTGGGAAAAAAACACAAAATTTAATGCCGGTATAGATTTTAATTTTCTAAATAGTATACAACTCTCGTTAGAGTATTATTACGATGCCATGTCAGATTTAATTACCTCAAGAAGTATTCCCTCAGAAACAGGGTACTCATCGTTACAGTTAAACGCAGCCAGTATGTATAATAAAGGCTTAGAACTTTCTACCAAAATAAATTGGATTACTTCTGAAAAATTTAACTGGACAACCTCTTTTAATATAGCCACACTAAATAGTAAGGTAACAGAACTAAAAGGGCTTGGTAGTCAATACTCTACTTCCGAACGTGCATTAGCGCAAAAAGTTGGTTACAGCACCACTACTATTTGGGGTATAAAATGGGCAGGTATAGACCCGGGAACTGGTAGAGATTTACTAGAAAAAGACGGACAAATTTACGATGCTGTTACGTACAATAATTTATTTGATAGCGCAGACTGGGTACCTATAGGAGACAGCCAACCAGATGCCTATGGTGGTTTTAATAACAGTTTTAAATTTAAAAATCTTAGCTTATCAATTCGTGGTTCGTTTCAAATAGGTGGCGATTTTCTTGTTGAAGACGAACTTATTTCAAAATACAGTAACACATCAAACAGAAACCTTTCTGTAAATGCTTACGATTATTGGAGAAATCAAGGAGACATTGCTTTACAACCTGTTGTTACCAGTAATAACCCAACCATATCAAACTACAGCAAATACCTATACGATAATACTTATTTAAAAATAAGCAATATCAATTTAACCTACAATTTACCAGCAAATAGTGTTAAGTTTTTAGATAACCTATCGCTTTTCTTAGATGTTTCTAATGTTGGCTACTGGTATAAAGATAAAAGCCCTTACGATAGAAACGGTATTAGAGAATTTAAATTTAACTACCCACAAGCAAGAACCATATCAATGGGTATTAACGGAAAATTTTAA
- a CDS encoding DUF4440 domain-containing protein, whose protein sequence is MKKLVIILVLFASPLLKINAQSSEEKDKKEIQAVLKAQRLAWSKNNIEKFMEGYWKSDSLQFYSSNGITQGWEAILNRYLKAYPTKDHTGKLNYRINAITKITEGAYYVLGEYHIKRDVGNADGIFMLVFKKINGKWKIIADTSN, encoded by the coding sequence ATGAAAAAACTTGTAATTATTTTAGTTCTATTTGCTTCGCCTTTGCTTAAAATAAATGCTCAAAGCTCTGAAGAAAAAGACAAAAAAGAGATTCAGGCGGTTTTAAAAGCTCAAAGACTAGCGTGGTCTAAAAATAATATTGAAAAATTTATGGAGGGTTACTGGAAAAGTGACTCACTGCAATTTTACAGTAGCAACGGCATTACACAAGGTTGGGAAGCTATTCTAAACAGATATTTAAAAGCTTACCCCACAAAAGACCATACCGGAAAATTAAACTACAGAATAAATGCCATAACTAAAATTACCGAAGGCGCTTACTATGTTTTAGGAGAATATCATATTAAACGAGATGTTGGTAATGCCGATGGTATTTTTATGCTTGTATTTAAAAAGATAAATGGAAAATGGAAAATTATTGCAGACACTTCTAACTAA
- a CDS encoding cytochrome-c peroxidase: protein MNSKLKKPLIVTIVIIAVVFTSFLVTKDNAFKKNDNSLTELKKIYSSGDQSLWPKPNLDETIDKSTFKDIGALPKVKHPEYNPYSAEKAKLGKTLFFDPRLSVSGQIACASCHNPELAWTDNSTRSFGHNRQTGKRNSMTILNSGFAHTLFWDGRASSLEDQARFPVTDPLEMNEKLNIAVDKIANIKGYKPLFKAAFGNDSVSLQRIQYAIATFERTVNSYKSRFDKFVEGDSSKLTNEEVLGLHLFRTKARCINCHNTPYFSDNNFHNDGQTLFGTKDEDFGRYHVTNNMEDLGKFKTPTLREVSRTGPWMHHGHFPSLLDVVEYYNLGNPAPIQKKYLGVGRDSLIPTTSPILKKLNLEKSEIKALIAFLGTLKSNKGRTLIPKLPTE, encoded by the coding sequence ATGAACTCTAAATTAAAAAAACCACTTATTGTTACAATTGTTATTATAGCTGTAGTTTTTACCAGCTTTTTAGTAACAAAAGATAATGCATTCAAAAAAAATGACAACTCTTTAACTGAGTTAAAAAAAATATACTCTAGTGGAGATCAATCGTTATGGCCCAAACCCAATTTAGATGAGACCATAGATAAATCTACCTTTAAAGATATTGGCGCCTTACCAAAAGTAAAACACCCAGAATACAACCCGTATTCTGCTGAAAAAGCAAAACTTGGTAAAACCCTGTTTTTTGACCCAAGATTATCTGTAAGCGGACAAATTGCCTGTGCTTCTTGTCACAATCCAGAATTAGCGTGGACAGATAATTCCACCCGTTCATTTGGCCACAACAGGCAAACAGGCAAAAGAAACTCCATGACTATTTTAAATAGTGGTTTTGCTCACACTTTATTTTGGGATGGGCGCGCAAGCAGTTTAGAAGACCAAGCAAGATTTCCTGTTACAGATCCTCTAGAAATGAATGAAAAGTTAAACATTGCTGTTGATAAAATTGCTAATATTAAAGGCTACAAACCACTTTTCAAGGCTGCTTTTGGTAATGACTCTGTGTCTTTACAACGCATACAATACGCCATTGCAACCTTTGAAAGAACCGTAAATAGCTATAAAAGTAGATTTGACAAATTTGTTGAAGGCGACTCTTCAAAACTTACTAATGAAGAAGTGCTTGGTTTACATCTATTTAGAACCAAAGCCCGTTGTATAAACTGCCACAACACCCCTTACTTTAGCGATAATAATTTCCATAATGACGGGCAAACCCTTTTTGGAACAAAAGATGAAGATTTTGGCAGATACCATGTTACAAACAACATGGAAGATCTTGGCAAATTTAAAACACCAACCTTAAGAGAAGTTTCAAGAACGGGACCTTGGATGCATCATGGTCACTTCCCTAGCCTTTTAGATGTTGTAGAATACTATAACCTTGGTAACCCTGCACCAATACAAAAAAAATATTTAGGCGTTGGCAGAGACTCTTTAATACCTACCACATCGCCAATTCTAAAAAAACTAAACTTAGAAAAATCAGAAATTAAAGCCCTAATTGCTTTTTTAGGAACTCTAAAATCTAATAAAGGCAGAACACTTATACCTAAACTCCCTACAGAATAA